Proteins from one Candidatus Saccharimonadales bacterium genomic window:
- the rpsS gene encoding 30S ribosomal protein S19, with the protein MSRSLKKGPFIDFKLAKKVAALGADDRTVIKTWARASTISPDMVGRTIAVHNGRVHVPVFVSENMVGHKLGEFSPTRKFRKHGGKDKK; encoded by the coding sequence ATGAGTCGATCACTTAAAAAGGGACCATTCATCGACTTCAAGCTTGCCAAAAAAGTGGCAGCGCTTGGAGCTGATGACCGAACAGTTATCAAAACCTGGGCACGTGCTAGCACGATTAGCCCAGACATGGTTGGACGTACGATCGCTGTTCACAACGGTCGCGTTCATGTACCAGTATTCGTGTCGGAAAATATGGTTGGTCACAAACTCGGTGAGTTTAGCCCAACACGTAAATTCCGTAAACACGGTGGAAAGGACAAGAAGTAA
- the rpsC gene encoding 30S ribosomal protein S3 → MGQKVNPISFRLQVHKNWSSRWFAGKRDFAKWLAEDIRIRELIEAKFASRPTINLIEIERSANLITITIHTAKAGVVIGRGGAGVTELKAQIEKIASLPVRINIEEVKRPELAAKLVAENIARQLERRINFRRATKMTAQNTMAAGAKGIRIQVSGRLNNAEMARKEKVIEGSVPLHTLRADIDFHTARAALPGAGIVGVKVWIYKGERTDR, encoded by the coding sequence ATGGGCCAAAAAGTAAACCCAATTAGCTTCCGCTTGCAGGTTCACAAGAACTGGAGTTCACGTTGGTTCGCTGGTAAACGCGACTTTGCCAAATGGCTTGCAGAAGATATTCGAATCCGTGAGTTGATTGAAGCAAAATTCGCATCTCGACCAACTATTAATTTGATTGAGATTGAACGTTCAGCTAACCTTATCACTATTACAATTCATACCGCAAAAGCTGGTGTTGTGATTGGCCGTGGTGGTGCAGGTGTTACTGAGCTAAAAGCACAGATCGAGAAAATTGCGAGCCTACCAGTTCGTATTAATATCGAAGAAGTAAAGCGACCAGAGCTAGCTGCTAAGCTTGTTGCGGAGAACATTGCTCGTCAACTTGAACGTCGTATTAATTTCCGTCGTGCAACTAAGATGACTGCGCAAAATACTATGGCTGCAGGCGCTAAGGGTATCCGTATCCAAGTTTCCGGACGACTAAACAACGCTGAAATGGCGCGCAAGGAAAAAGTTATTGAGGGATCAGTACCACTTCATACCCTTCGCGCTGATATCGACTTTCACACTGCACGTGCTGCACTACCTGGTGCTGGTATCGTTGGTGTTAAGGTATGGATTTACAAAGGTGAAAGGACGGATCGATAA
- the rplV gene encoding 50S ribosomal protein L22: MADITVRAYVKDLALTPRKVSLVAALVRGRTVADALVILDHVPKRSALPVKKAIESAKSNAVNTHGLDGKTLVISTLSVTAGTRLKRFNPAARGRALPFEKKASNILVEVTGAEKAKKVAAKPVVGASTTTKPTAKTVAKKESK, translated from the coding sequence ATGGCTGATATTACTGTCCGAGCTTACGTCAAGGATCTCGCGCTTACTCCACGTAAAGTGAGTTTAGTAGCCGCCCTTGTGCGTGGACGTACCGTAGCAGACGCACTCGTTATCTTGGATCACGTTCCAAAACGATCTGCACTACCTGTTAAAAAAGCAATCGAAAGTGCCAAGAGCAATGCTGTTAATACACATGGTCTTGATGGAAAAACATTGGTTATTTCAACACTATCAGTAACAGCTGGAACTAGGCTTAAACGCTTTAACCCAGCTGCTCGTGGCCGTGCTCTTCCATTTGAGAAGAAAGCTTCAAACATTTTAGTTGAAGTAACAGGTGCTGAAAAAGCTAAAAAAGTTGCAGCTAAGCCTGTAGTTGGTGCGTCAACTACAACTAAACCTACAGCTAAAACCGTAGCAAAGAAGGAGAGCAAATAA